From a single Fusobacterium pseudoperiodonticum genomic region:
- a CDS encoding DUF6138 family protein, whose amino-acid sequence MDKILKEKLINTTFEGLDKIIESEHKNHPNEKSYSCCRIQEGYNDYLKIVFRKRKINYFRTDFEWSSTPDEKINCEELKEIQRDDFVKEIVPEIKAKFEDLFFKDEDNFLFRYKFLLVLEFEGEEGLAKDRTYKEEFYFENKKRKEELKNKMEEYIKEVFLEEKKSIKDERECVIFAGNLLDFNLMGYSEKYIIELIEKILQVMKSVKNRRFDTTLKNDVKYYLDKWTREFFLKLDPEKVAEEQIDLYIYSALLKIKYRTYSFDVKNACNDLENAVNNYHSLKAKQYLEKGSGTLADELIHYKDKDLECKANDILSIVDIKIKNEVVSSYEKALDFIITLLSNGFPHSYAIKFSSKSEKIFLDIKGLAKSSTHRFFRRILDFPELYDKLEVYAKTAMKEFEWYQDVEEGEKSLLPGSYAVFALGLYDEKYFPLIKEYYSKLDDEHQLAHQHFITALIDRYGVTEKSLPIFLDGILSGQFDKVFKNLAILLEDEENKKLLIKELENYGKHERQTILYSIWKNKWQQKIKI is encoded by the coding sequence ATGGATAAAATTCTAAAAGAAAAGCTTATAAATACTACTTTTGAAGGGCTTGATAAAATAATCGAAAGTGAACATAAAAATCATCCAAATGAAAAATCTTATTCATGTTGTAGAATACAAGAAGGTTATAACGACTATTTGAAGATTGTTTTTAGAAAGAGAAAAATCAATTATTTTAGAACTGATTTTGAGTGGTCTAGCACTCCTGATGAAAAAATAAACTGTGAAGAATTAAAAGAAATTCAGAGAGATGATTTTGTTAAGGAAATTGTTCCAGAAATAAAAGCTAAATTTGAAGATTTATTTTTCAAAGATGAAGATAATTTTCTATTTCGTTATAAGTTTCTATTAGTTCTTGAATTTGAAGGAGAAGAAGGCTTAGCCAAAGATAGAACTTATAAAGAAGAATTCTATTTTGAAAACAAAAAAAGAAAAGAAGAATTAAAAAACAAAATGGAAGAATACATTAAAGAAGTTTTCTTAGAAGAGAAAAAGTCTATCAAAGATGAGAGGGAATGTGTTATTTTTGCTGGAAATCTTTTAGATTTTAATTTAATGGGATATTCCGAAAAATATATAATTGAACTTATAGAAAAAATTTTACAAGTGATGAAATCAGTTAAAAACAGAAGATTTGACACTACTTTAAAAAATGATGTTAAATACTATCTAGATAAATGGACTAGAGAATTTTTTCTTAAATTAGATCCTGAAAAAGTTGCAGAAGAACAAATAGACTTATATATTTATTCTGCACTTTTAAAAATAAAATATCGCACTTATAGTTTTGATGTTAAAAATGCTTGCAATGATTTAGAAAATGCTGTGAATAATTACCATTCTTTAAAAGCTAAACAATATTTAGAAAAGGGAAGTGGTACTTTAGCCGATGAATTAATCCATTATAAAGATAAGGACTTAGAATGTAAGGCTAATGATATACTTTCAATAGTTGATATAAAGATAAAAAATGAAGTTGTAAGTTCTTATGAAAAGGCTTTAGACTTTATCATAACTCTATTAAGTAACGGTTTTCCACATAGCTATGCAATCAAGTTTTCTTCAAAATCTGAGAAAATATTTTTAGATATAAAAGGTCTTGCAAAATCTTCTACTCATAGATTTTTTAGAAGAATTTTAGATTTTCCAGAATTATATGATAAATTAGAAGTTTATGCAAAGACAGCAATGAAAGAATTTGAATGGTATCAAGATGTTGAAGAAGGAGAAAAAAGTTTGTTACCAGGAAGTTATGCAGTTTTTGCTTTAGGACTATATGATGAGAAATATTTTCCTTTAATAAAAGAATACTACTCTAAACTAGATGATGAACATCAACTAGCACATCAACATTTTATTACTGCTTTAATTGATAGATATGGAGTTACAGAAAAATCTTTACCTATATTCTTAGATGGTATCTTATCTGGACAATTTGATAAAGTATTTAAGAACTTAGCAATTTTATTAGAAGATGAAGAAAACAAAAAATTACTAATAAAAGAACTAGAAAATTATGGTAAACATGAAAGACAAACTATCTTGTATTCCATTTGGAAGAATAAATGGCAACAGAAGATAAAAATATAA
- a CDS encoding MmcQ/YjbR family DNA-binding protein, protein MREVKDFIKDKKIDLKRLEKFGFKLKDNSYYYDIFLLNNQFKMTVKINLDNSIFTEIIDVETSEPYVLHLLEMKRSGYSEKVYRAYSEVLDKIKKECFEDEIFKTYYTNEIVDYIKNKYGDELEFLWEKSPKTAVVRRKSSKKWYAVILTLSKRKLNLDSDEAVEIINLHNSPEKIEKLIDNKRYFPAYHMNKKHWCTICLDGTVELEKIYKLIDISYELAK, encoded by the coding sequence ATGAGAGAAGTAAAAGATTTTATTAAAGATAAGAAAATAGATTTGAAAAGACTTGAGAAATTTGGTTTTAAATTAAAAGATAATTCATATTACTATGATATCTTTTTATTGAACAATCAATTTAAGATGACTGTTAAAATCAATTTAGATAATTCAATTTTTACTGAAATAATAGATGTAGAAACTAGTGAACCTTATGTATTACATCTTTTAGAAATGAAAAGAAGTGGTTATAGTGAAAAAGTCTATAGGGCATATAGTGAAGTTTTAGATAAAATAAAGAAAGAATGTTTTGAAGATGAGATATTTAAGACTTATTATACAAATGAAATTGTAGATTATATCAAAAATAAATATGGAGATGAATTGGAATTTCTATGGGAAAAATCTCCTAAAACTGCGGTTGTTCGTAGAAAATCTAGTAAGAAATGGTATGCTGTTATATTGACACTATCTAAAAGAAAACTCAATTTGGATAGTGATGAAGCTGTTGAAATAATTAATTTACATAATAGTCCAGAAAAAATTGAAAAGCTTATAGATAATAAAAGATATTTTCCAGCTTATCATATGAATAAAAAACACTGGTGTACTATTTGCCTTGATGGAACAGTTGAATTAGAAAAGATTTATAAGTTGATAGATATAAGTTATGAATTGGCAAAGTGA
- a CDS encoding type II toxin-antitoxin system RelB/DinJ family antitoxin: protein MATLTINTDEKTAENFYAFCEELGLDMSTAITLYMKACLREQKIPFELKVAKKEVVQNVRTTPATIEELLENYDI, encoded by the coding sequence ATGGCTACATTAACAATTAATACAGATGAAAAAACAGCTGAAAATTTTTATGCATTTTGTGAAGAACTTGGTTTAGATATGTCAACAGCAATAACACTATATATGAAGGCTTGTTTGAGAGAACAAAAAATTCCTTTTGAACTTAAAGTAGCAAAGAAAGAAGTTGTTCAAAATGTAAGAACTACACCTGCTACAATAGAGGAATTATTAGAAAATTATGATATTTAA
- a CDS encoding spore photoproduct lyase family protein codes for MLYIVTALYIEAKPLISLFNLKKDNSYTKFQVFSNEDVKLIISGTGKVKSATALTYLISKEDIKKNDYIVNIGFVASNKNSQLGDIVYVSKIQNAYSDFDFYPEMIYKHNFLEGSLTTFDSIIEKKIENIEYIDMEAYGFFQTASIFFKKDKIIVLKIVSDILKDKVEDRVLVDFKNENLFSESYNNIYKFLVNFKTVNDDSNFTITEQELIKKVLENLRLSDTMTYELFNILRYLKIKYGNIDILKKYENIEVTSKVQAKKLFEEIKNISLQKNSLEKTISPEINKKKIALNNRFSHIYVEKKILDNKNTLEILSKFRDAKIIEIDNYKEVFSSNNQDFHLQKLGQNLILASNKPNMIYEGAVVCEDFENDNFYYTSSIINCVYDCEYCYLQGVYSSGNIVIFVDIEKVFEEVEELYNKLKSLYLCVSYDTDLLAIENICSFSEKWYHFIKDKKDLKIELRTKSANIDKFLNLDVLDNFIIAFTLSPEEIALKNEKYTASFKNRVKAIKELQNKGWKVRICIDPLIYTDDFEKNYSDMIEYLFREIDKNKVIDVSIGVFRTSKEYLKKMRNQNKKSEILYYPFECIDGVYTYSDKLKSYMIDFIKEKFLKYIDNERIY; via the coding sequence ATGTTATATATAGTAACAGCATTATATATTGAAGCCAAGCCTTTAATATCATTATTTAATTTAAAAAAAGACAATAGCTATACAAAGTTTCAAGTATTTTCTAATGAAGACGTAAAATTAATTATCAGTGGGACAGGTAAAGTTAAATCTGCTACAGCTTTAACTTATCTAATTTCAAAAGAAGATATCAAGAAAAATGACTATATAGTTAATATTGGCTTTGTTGCAAGTAATAAAAATTCTCAATTAGGTGATATAGTATATGTATCAAAAATTCAAAATGCTTACTCAGATTTTGATTTCTATCCAGAGATGATTTACAAACATAATTTTTTAGAAGGAAGTTTGACAACTTTTGATAGTATAATTGAGAAAAAAATTGAAAATATAGAATATATTGATATGGAAGCCTATGGTTTTTTCCAAACAGCTTCCATTTTTTTTAAAAAGGATAAAATTATAGTTTTGAAAATTGTATCTGATATCTTGAAAGATAAGGTAGAGGATAGAGTTTTAGTAGATTTTAAAAATGAAAATCTATTTAGTGAAAGCTATAATAATATTTATAAATTTCTAGTAAATTTTAAGACTGTTAATGATGACAGTAATTTCACTATTACTGAACAAGAATTGATAAAAAAAGTATTAGAAAATTTAAGATTAAGTGATACAATGACTTATGAGCTTTTTAATATATTAAGGTATTTAAAAATAAAATATGGAAACATAGATATATTAAAAAAATATGAGAATATTGAAGTAACTTCTAAGGTTCAAGCTAAGAAACTTTTTGAAGAAATAAAAAATATATCTCTACAGAAAAATAGTTTAGAAAAAACAATTTCACCTGAGATAAATAAAAAGAAAATTGCTTTAAATAATAGATTTTCTCATATCTATGTGGAGAAGAAAATTCTAGATAATAAGAACACTTTAGAGATATTGTCTAAATTTAGAGATGCTAAAATAATAGAAATAGACAATTATAAAGAAGTATTTTCTAGTAATAATCAAGATTTCCACTTACAAAAATTAGGACAAAATTTAATTTTAGCTTCGAATAAACCCAATATGATTTATGAAGGAGCTGTAGTTTGTGAAGATTTTGAAAATGATAACTTCTATTATACTTCATCTATAATAAATTGTGTCTATGACTGTGAATATTGTTATTTACAAGGAGTTTATTCTTCAGGAAATATAGTTATTTTCGTGGATATAGAAAAAGTTTTTGAAGAAGTTGAAGAACTTTATAATAAGTTAAAAAGTCTATATCTTTGTGTGTCTTACGATACAGATTTATTAGCTATAGAAAATATCTGTTCTTTTTCTGAGAAATGGTATCATTTTATCAAAGATAAAAAAGATTTAAAAATTGAATTAAGAACAAAGTCAGCAAATATCGATAAGTTCTTAAATTTAGATGTTTTAGATAATTTTATAATTGCTTTTACTTTATCACCAGAAGAGATAGCTTTAAAAAATGAAAAATATACAGCAAGTTTTAAAAATAGAGTCAAGGCTATTAAAGAATTGCAAAATAAAGGTTGGAAAGTTAGAATTTGTATAGACCCTTTAATATATACAGATGATTTTGAAAAAAATTACAGCGATATGATAGAATATCTATTCAGAGAAATAGATAAAAATAAGGTCATAGATGTGAGTATAGGAGTATTTAGAACTTCAAAAGAATATTTAAAAAAGATGAGAAATCAAAATAAGAAGTCTGAAATTCTATACTATCCTTTTGAATGTATTGATGGAGTTTACACATATTCTGATAAATTAAAATCATATATGATAGACTTTATTAAAGAAAAATTTTTAAAATATATAGATAATGAGAGGATCTATTAA
- a CDS encoding SDR family oxidoreductase, protein MKMALVTGASSGIGYEIAKTLLNMDYEVYGVARNFIKNETKVFEEYENFFPIVCDLAKLDELEKTLHSLKKIKFDLIVNSAGLAYFGLHEEINIAKIKNMISVNLQAPLVISQYFLRTLKENKGTIINISSVTANKESPLACVYSATKAGLSQFSKSLFEEVRKNDVKVITIYPDMTKTNFYQNNTYFECDDDEKAYIKSEDIAKTIEFILNQSDNIVFTDVTIKPQRHKIKKIKRKE, encoded by the coding sequence ATGAAAATGGCTTTAGTTACAGGAGCTAGTTCAGGAATAGGTTATGAGATAGCAAAAACATTATTAAATATGGACTATGAAGTTTATGGTGTTGCTAGAAATTTCATAAAAAATGAAACTAAGGTTTTTGAAGAATATGAAAACTTTTTTCCTATTGTTTGTGATCTAGCTAAACTTGATGAATTGGAAAAAACTTTACATTCATTGAAAAAAATAAAATTTGATTTAATAGTAAATTCAGCAGGACTTGCTTATTTTGGTTTACATGAAGAGATAAACATAGCCAAGATTAAAAATATGATATCAGTGAATTTACAAGCACCTCTTGTAATTAGTCAATATTTTTTAAGAACTTTAAAAGAAAATAAGGGGACAATAATAAATATTTCATCAGTTACTGCAAATAAAGAAAGTCCATTAGCTTGTGTTTATTCAGCAACAAAAGCAGGTCTTAGTCAATTTTCAAAAAGTTTGTTTGAAGAAGTTAGAAAGAATGATGTCAAGGTTATAACAATTTATCCAGATATGACTAAGACAAATTTCTATCAGAATAATACATATTTTGAATGTGATGATGATGAAAAAGCATATATAAAAAGTGAAGATATAGCAAAAACAATAGAGTTTATTTTAAATCAAAGTGATAATATAGTTTTTACAGATGTGACAATAAAGCCTCAAAGGCATAAAATAAAAAAGATAAAAAGAAAGGAATAG
- a CDS encoding MBL fold metallo-hydrolase produces the protein MNISILGSGSSGNSTFVEIEDYKLLVDTGFSCKKTEEKLEMIGKKLSDISAILITHEHSDHINGAGVIARKYDIPIYITPESYRAGASKLGEIDKSLIKFIDGAFILDDKVKVSPFDVMHDAERTIGFKLESQLNKKIAISTDIGYITNIVREYFKDVDAMVIESNYDFNTLMNCSYPWNLKERVKSRNGHLSNNECAKFIKEMYTDKLKKVFLAHVSKDSNHLSIIKETLEDEFTGMLRKPNCEITSQDKVTKLFTIE, from the coding sequence ATGAATATTTCAATTCTAGGAAGTGGAAGCTCAGGAAATTCGACTTTTGTAGAAATAGAAGACTATAAATTATTGGTAGATACAGGTTTTAGTTGTAAAAAAACTGAAGAAAAATTGGAAATGATAGGTAAAAAATTATCAGATATATCAGCAATTTTAATAACTCATGAGCATAGTGACCATATAAATGGAGCAGGAGTTATAGCAAGAAAATACGATATTCCTATCTATATAACTCCTGAAAGTTACAGGGCAGGAGCAAGTAAATTAGGAGAAATAGATAAATCTCTAATAAAATTTATAGATGGTGCTTTTATACTTGATGATAAAGTTAAGGTTTCACCATTTGATGTTATGCACGATGCTGAAAGAACTATTGGTTTTAAATTAGAAAGCCAACTCAATAAAAAAATAGCAATATCTACCGATATTGGTTATATAACAAATATAGTTAGAGAATATTTTAAAGATGTAGATGCCATGGTAATAGAAAGTAATTATGATTTTAATACTCTTATGAATTGTTCATATCCTTGGAATTTGAAGGAAAGAGTTAAAAGTAGAAATGGACATCTTTCAAATAATGAGTGTGCAAAGTTTATCAAAGAGATGTATACAGATAAATTGAAGAAAGTATTCTTGGCACATGTTAGTAAGGATAGCAATCATTTAAGTATAATTAAAGAAACATTGGAAGATGAATTCACAGGAATGTTAAGAAAGCCAAATTGTGAAATTACAAGTCAAGATAAGGTTACAAAATTATTTACTATAGAATAA
- a CDS encoding uracil-DNA glycosylase family protein, with protein MEEISELWEELKFELGSVGIETLPKDKQEIYIGMGNRNADVLFIGNDPKLYLSEDYKVEAQSSGEFLIRLFDLAGIVPEAYYITTLTKREVKIKNFDEEEKKILLDLLNMQIALISPKIIVFLGKEVAQMVENREVNLEKERGKFKKWKGDIECYLTYDVETVIKARNESGKKAAVATNFWLDIKNIKERLDHNE; from the coding sequence GTGGAAGAAATATCAGAATTATGGGAAGAATTAAAATTTGAACTTGGAAGTGTAGGGATTGAGACTTTACCTAAGGACAAACAAGAAATATATATAGGTATGGGAAATAGAAATGCAGATGTTCTATTTATTGGAAATGACCCTAAACTTTATTTATCAGAAGATTATAAGGTTGAAGCTCAATCAAGTGGAGAATTCCTTATAAGACTTTTTGATCTTGCAGGAATAGTTCCCGAAGCTTACTATATAACTACACTTACTAAAAGAGAAGTTAAAATAAAGAATTTTGATGAGGAAGAAAAGAAAATACTTTTAGACTTATTAAATATGCAAATTGCTTTAATATCTCCAAAAATTATTGTTTTCTTAGGAAAAGAAGTTGCACAAATGGTAGAAAATCGAGAAGTAAATCTTGAAAAAGAAAGAGGAAAATTCAAAAAATGGAAAGGTGACATAGAATGTTACCTAACTTATGATGTTGAAACTGTAATTAAAGCAAGAAATGAAAGTGGTAAAAAAGCAGCTGTTGCAACTAATTTCTGGTTAGATATTAAAAATATAAAAGAGAGGCTAGATCATAATGAATAA
- a CDS encoding 5-formyltetrahydrofolate cyclo-ligase, whose translation MNKKDARNLIKERRMNLSMEYIESASDKIFEKLLENEDFKNAKVIMSYMDFKNEVKTDKINEYVKKAGKTLVLPKVISKEKMIAIEDKNKYIVSPFGNSEPDGEEYIGEIDVIITPGVAFDRDKNRVGFGRGYYDRFFAIHKNAKKIAIAFEKQIIEEGIETTEFDMKVDVLITEDNIIK comes from the coding sequence ATGAATAAAAAAGATGCTAGAAATTTAATAAAAGAAAGAAGAATGAACTTATCTATGGAGTATATTGAAAGTGCCAGTGATAAGATATTTGAAAAATTATTAGAAAATGAAGATTTCAAAAATGCTAAAGTCATCATGTCTTATATGGATTTTAAGAATGAGGTTAAGACAGATAAAATAAATGAATATGTTAAAAAGGCTGGGAAAACTTTAGTTTTACCTAAGGTAATTAGTAAGGAAAAAATGATAGCAATAGAAGATAAAAATAAATATATTGTAAGTCCTTTTGGAAATTCAGAACCTGATGGAGAAGAATATATAGGTGAAATAGATGTAATTATTACACCAGGAGTAGCTTTTGATAGAGATAAAAATAGAGTAGGTTTTGGTAGAGGTTATTATGACAGATTTTTTGCTATTCATAAGAATGCTAAAAAAATTGCTATAGCCTTTGAAAAACAAATAATTGAAGAAGGTATTGAAACAACTGAATTTGATATGAAAGTTGATGTTTTAATAACTGAAGACAATATAATAAAATAA
- a CDS encoding KpsF/GutQ family sugar-phosphate isomerase, translated as MLDQEIIEIAKNIYDTEIKSLEKRMNKLSENFVKVVRKIFDCKGKVVVTGIGKTGIIGKKISATFASTGTTSIFMNSTEGLHGDLGIINPEDIVLAISNSGESDEILAIMPAIKNIGAYVIAMTGNINSRLAKASDLYINTHVDEEGCPLNLAPMSSTTNALVMGDAIAGCLMKLRDFTPQNFAMYHPGGSLGRKLLTKVGNLMKTGEALALCKADTSMEDIVILMSEKKLGVVCVMNDDNSLLVGIITEGDIRRALSHKEKFFSLKASDIMTTNYTKVDKEEMATQALSIMEDRPHQINVLPVFDDNNFVGVIRIHDLLKVR; from the coding sequence ATGTTAGATCAAGAAATTATAGAAATTGCTAAAAATATTTATGATACAGAAATAAAATCTCTAGAAAAGAGAATGAATAAACTATCAGAAAATTTTGTAAAAGTAGTTAGAAAAATCTTTGATTGTAAAGGAAAAGTAGTTGTTACAGGTATAGGTAAAACAGGAATAATTGGTAAGAAAATTTCAGCAACTTTTGCTTCAACAGGAACAACAAGTATTTTTATGAACTCAACAGAAGGTTTACATGGTGACCTAGGAATTATCAATCCAGAAGATATAGTTTTAGCCATTTCAAATAGTGGTGAAAGTGATGAAATTCTTGCAATAATGCCAGCAATAAAAAATATAGGTGCTTATGTAATCGCAATGACAGGAAATATTAACTCGAGACTTGCTAAAGCTTCAGACCTATATATAAATACACATGTAGATGAAGAAGGTTGTCCTTTAAATCTAGCACCTATGTCATCTACAACTAATGCACTTGTTATGGGAGATGCCATTGCAGGTTGTCTTATGAAACTTAGAGATTTCACACCTCAAAACTTTGCGATGTATCATCCAGGTGGAAGTTTAGGAAGAAAGTTATTAACAAAAGTTGGAAATTTAATGAAAACAGGTGAAGCTCTTGCTCTTTGTAAAGCTGATACAAGTATGGAAGATATTGTAATTTTAATGAGTGAGAAGAAACTTGGAGTAGTCTGTGTAATGAATGATGATAACAGTCTTTTGGTAGGAATTATCACTGAAGGAGATATAAGAAGAGCTTTAAGCCATAAAGAAAAATTCTTTAGCTTAAAAGCTAGTGATATAATGACAACTAATTATACTAAGGTTGATAAAGAAGAAATGGCAACTCAAGCCTTATCAATCATGGAAGATAGACCTCATCAAATAAATGTGTTACCAGTGTTTGATGATAATAATTTTGTAGGAGTTATCAGAATACACGATTTATTGAAAGTTAGGTAA
- a CDS encoding NAD(P)/FAD-dependent oxidoreductase yields the protein MKVNISNIIVSINKNQEKEIYKELEKNGISRDNIENLKYLKKSIDSRKKNDIKFIYTLEISLKKNINLEKYSKLSLAKDESYDKRVALYPQREVAVVGTGPAGLFSALRLAELGYIPIVFERGEEVDKRNMTTDNFIKTSILNPNSNIQFGEGGAGTYSDGKLNTRIKSEYIEKVFKEFIECGAQEEIFWNYKPHIGTDVLRIVVKNLREKIKSLGGKFYFSSLVEDIEVKNNEIKSLKILEVDSGKRYNYDIDKVIFAIGHSSRDTYKMLYSKGIAMENKPFAIGVRIEHLRKDIDKMQYGEAVSNPLLEAATYNMAFNNKKETRGTFSFCMCPGGEIVNASSEMGASLVNGMSYSTRNGKFSNSAIVVGVSERDYGSQIFSGMYLQEELEKKNYEIVGNYGAIYQNVIDFMKNQKTSFEIESSYKMKLFSYDINNFFPDYIRRNLHSAFENWSKNKLFISNKVNLIGPETRTSAPVKILRDLKGESISIKGIFPIGEGAGYAGGIMSAAVDGIKIVDLAFSKKIV from the coding sequence ATGAAAGTTAATATTAGTAATATAATTGTATCAATAAATAAAAATCAAGAGAAAGAAATATATAAAGAATTAGAGAAAAATGGTATTTCTAGAGATAATATAGAAAATTTAAAATATTTAAAAAAATCTATAGATAGTAGAAAGAAAAATGATATTAAATTTATCTATACTTTAGAGATTAGTTTAAAGAAAAATATAAATTTAGAAAAATATTCAAAATTAAGTTTAGCAAAAGATGAAAGCTATGATAAGAGAGTGGCACTTTATCCTCAAAGAGAAGTTGCTGTTGTAGGAACGGGACCTGCAGGACTTTTCTCAGCTCTAAGACTAGCAGAATTAGGATATATTCCTATTGTGTTTGAAAGAGGAGAAGAAGTAGATAAAAGAAATATGACAACAGATAATTTCATAAAAACTTCTATTCTAAATCCTAATTCAAATATACAGTTTGGAGAAGGTGGAGCAGGAACTTATTCTGATGGAAAGTTAAATACTAGAATTAAAAGTGAATATATAGAAAAAGTTTTCAAAGAATTTATTGAGTGTGGAGCTCAAGAAGAAATTTTTTGGAACTACAAACCACATATAGGAACAGATGTCTTAAGAATTGTAGTTAAAAATTTAAGAGAGAAAATAAAATCTTTAGGAGGAAAATTTTATTTTTCTTCACTTGTTGAAGATATAGAAGTGAAAAATAATGAAATAAAATCTTTAAAGATTTTAGAAGTAGATAGTGGAAAAAGATACAACTATGATATAGATAAGGTTATTTTTGCCATAGGACATTCATCGAGAGATACATATAAAATGCTATATTCAAAAGGAATCGCTATGGAGAATAAACCTTTTGCCATTGGAGTAAGAATAGAACATTTAAGAAAAGATATTGATAAAATGCAATATGGAGAGGCTGTTTCAAATCCACTTTTAGAAGCAGCAACTTACAATATGGCTTTTAACAATAAAAAAGAAACTAGAGGAACTTTCTCATTTTGTATGTGTCCAGGTGGAGAAATTGTAAATGCCTCATCTGAAATGGGAGCCTCACTTGTCAATGGTATGAGTTATTCTACAAGAAATGGGAAATTCTCAAATTCAGCAATAGTTGTAGGTGTATCTGAAAGAGATTATGGAAGTCAAATCTTCTCAGGTATGTATTTACAAGAGGAATTAGAAAAGAAAAATTATGAGATAGTTGGAAATTATGGAGCTATCTATCAAAATGTCATAGATTTCATGAAAAATCAAAAAACTAGTTTTGAAATCGAAAGCAGTTACAAGATGAAATTATTTTCATATGATATAAATAATTTCTTTCCAGATTATATAAGAAGAAATCTTCATTCAGCTTTTGAAAATTGGAGTAAAAATAAATTGTTTATTTCAAATAAAGTGAATTTAATAGGACCAGAAACTAGAACTTCAGCACCAGTTAAAATCTTAAGAGATTTAAAGGGAGAATCAATTTCTATAAAAGGGATTTTTCCTATAGGTGAAGGAGCAGGTTATGCAGGTGGAATTATGAGTGCTGCTGTTGATGGTATTAAAATTGTAGACTTAGCTTTTTCTAAAAAAATAGTCTAA
- a CDS encoding DUF1904 domain-containing protein, which translates to MPHLKIRGIEKNLIVENSKEIIDGLTEIIGCDRTWFTIEHQNTEYIFDGKIVDGYTFVEVYWFARDEKIKKDTADFLTKLIKRINNNKDCCIIFFTLTGDNYCDNGEFF; encoded by the coding sequence ATGCCACATTTAAAGATTAGAGGAATAGAAAAAAACTTGATAGTTGAAAATAGTAAAGAAATTATTGATGGTTTAACTGAAATTATCGGTTGTGATAGAACTTGGTTTACCATTGAGCATCAAAATACTGAATATATCTTTGATGGTAAAATAGTTGATGGTTATACTTTTGTTGAAGTATATTGGTTTGCAAGAGATGAAAAAATAAAAAAGGATACTGCAGATTTCCTAACAAAACTAATTAAGAGAATAAATAATAACAAAGATTGTTGTATTATATTCTTCACTTTAACTGGAGATAACTATTGTGACAATGGAGAATTCTTCTAA